Part of the Nicotiana sylvestris chromosome 5, ASM39365v2, whole genome shotgun sequence genome is shown below.
TGGAGACTGTCACTAATTTCTATGTGCTCgaaaacccaaaactgtaagacccctagcgggcggACTCGGCGTAactagatctattctacattacaacaaaaactgtaagacctcaacaggcatgataaactgtaagacctcaacaggaatgacaaactgtaagaccacaacaggcatgacaaactgtaagacctcaacaggcatgacaaactgtaaaacctcaacaggcatgaaaatcccaaagtttaggctatacgtcgcatttgtaagaatcccgaaaggacATACTctcggtgtagacgcctgaactatcacttgggatcaaaacggctgatacaaccAAATTAGCGCGACTCGGGGGACGCtcgaccgtcgctaaacaaaatcataggccacTACTTTGAATATACATCGGAAAGAACCaattaaaacaggcttccctcaataggcaaaaacgagcttcgaccatgtcagctccaaatcacaaggctttgacCTACTCAacctatgagctatgaaccttacgaggtgctcaaacatcaccgataatgacttgaaatcgagatTCTTCCAGAACCGGCGACGAGTTAGGCAAAATTATTtgaaaagaccttaacgagcagaAAACAAAGCCTACGGGCAAAACAGTGTAAGAGCTAttatcgccagccaaacgagccttcGGGCCGCACATTGAAAGGTCTTTACGACCaaacagtgtaagagccattgtcgccaacttaaaaattgacaacttgaggattaaaatgagctcgaattataacccgattcggagaccgaatccaaatagttaactatgcaagcctccgagccacatattgaaaggtctcaacGACATAAACAGCGTAAGAGGCACTATCACCAATCTGAAAAATACTTAAGGGtaaattaaagctcgagtcgcaatgtgactcggagactagacctaaaatagttaaactgcaacatgcctaagggcacagtaTAAATGCCAATGTCGACCAGTTAAATGAGCCTTCGGACCATGCCTGTCAGGTTacttcgacccgaagcacaaaaggACATCGTTTCCCACCCATACACACAGGAAAGGACtttagggtcaattaaagctcgaatcgcaacgcgactcggagattggacccaaaatagttgaaacagccAAATGCCCAAAGGCAAGAAATAAAAATCATCATCGCCAGCCCAAACAAACGCAAAACTCGTGGGTAAATTAAGCTTGATTCGGATCCCGACTTGGAGACTAAACCCGAAGACGGTTAAAGCACGCAAGCCTAAGGGAAAATCCGGGGTCGAATCGACCCAATTGAAACTCCAACAAGCAGAAATATAGAAGATACAAGTTGCGGGGTTCCCCCTCTTATTTCTACATATTGACAACGGAGCGCGATTTCAGCCTACGTCatataatgaaagctatatatACACAACAAAGAAGGCAGGGAATGGTCATTCCACTTTTTTCCGGTGGTTATAGCCCGGCGGTCTCCTCCTCATCATCCTAAACATCGGACAATaggaacttggcatcgtactcctctcctttggcttgcttgatctcccccgagagatcaaagcccctgCCATGAATCTCCTCAAAGATttccctccgggatctgcacctcTCGTACTCCTTGATATTGTTACGATCAAGGGTCTTCTTCAGCTCAGCTTTAGCAGTGGCAGTGCTTCTTGAATAAGCCGCCATTTTTTGTCCCGCCCTGGTTTTATTCATCACAACCTTGGCCCGGACATTCACCACCTCAGTTTTCGCCCTTGAAATCTCGGATGAGAGTCTTAGGATCATCTTCGCCCGAACAGAATCATTTTCACGGGCGGCCTGAATTTGTGCCTCAAGAGCGAAAGCCCCGGcctgagccctctctttggcctCAGAATAGGCATTCACATGTTCCTGCAGcttgatgaattcatgtttggcTTTGCCAACATCACCTCAGAGTTGTTCCAGCTAATCCGCCTTATCCTTCAACTGAAACAGCAACACGTCAAGTCGGCGAGACAAAAAGGGAATACAGGCCAGTGCGAGATGCAGGATACCTGTTTCTCCAAGAGGGCCTCCCGGGCCTGACTCCGGTCCACCTCATGACATAAAGAGACGAGCTCGCTTTCCTTTGCCGCACAAAGAAgtttgagggatttctccctatctcgAGCATCCCGCAATGGGGCCTCGCAATGAAGCAGTTCGGCTTTGAGCCTAGCAAAAGCCTGAGAGATAAATCcagataaataaaaagaaaagagaggagtgCACGGCCAGAACATCTTTACAGCGGCCGaaactcaccataaggccaaAGCGTTGAGCCTCGCCGAAGGTCGAAGCAATGTCCAATGATGCACCAATCCCGGAAGGTTGCTACTCGGCCGAATCTCTTCCCCTTAACCGCTGCAAAAAAGGTGCCTCACCACTAGCCTTCTCGCACACCGGGGCATCTTTCCTTTTACCGGCGTTCCTTGACCCTAGGGCCAGTAATCTCTCCTCCTACCTTGGGGAACTCGTCCTCACTTTGAAAGGACTCACGGCACCTGTAGCAGATAAATTAGATGAGCCAGCAAGAAGGAAGCCACCTCTTAGGGGGGCAGAACGCCAGGAACTTACCACtatgttttgcctcccatctcccttttgaTAGATCTCGCCACCGGTGCCTATCGTAGCTCAAGCAAGTTGCTAGCCTACGAGACCATTCGGCTAAATCAGGGACCTCGCTATAAACAATAAATAGAAAGATATTATTAGGGGGCCAACCCCATGTTGAGATAAAGACAGTTCAAATGAATcacttacgtgtgaagttccgCTTCTCAGGGAACGACAAAAATTCTCCAGGGATAACATTGGTCGTCCGGATTCGAATGAACTGATTCATCCATCTGCGGTCCTCATCCTCCTCACTGTCGATCACAGGAGCTTATGTGGATCTACGTTGAAGAGCAATTAGGCCCCGATAGCGCAATGGCCGATACAACCTCACGAGGTAGCCAAGGGTGAATTCTATCCCAGCCTTGTCAACAAAATATCTCATTGACTGCACTATTCTCCAAAGAAAGGGATAAACTTGCACCAACGTTGCTTGATATCTTCTACAAAAATCAAACACGACCCGGTCCGGGGAACCCGGCGTAAGAGTAAGTCATGACACTCTCCTCGGGGAAAGGTGCTTGCAAAAATACGCCCTTCCCCATCCGCATTCTTTCCTGATCATCTCAAGGTTTTCCTCCCTCACCGATGAGATAATCTTCGACACATGCTCTCAATGGCCCAGAATATTGGGAGGCCTCCCTGGTGTGACAGCCCTCTTCGAGGAAAGGTAACCCGAGTCTCGCTCTCCCGATATCGGGGGAGAGCCACTGGCACCAACTAAAGGAGGAGCACAGAAGGGACTCCCTTTCGTCCGAGGATTAGGCGTCGAAGCAGCGGCCATGATTACAGCAGAATAAGGGGAAGAAGATGAGGATCCAGGCAAAAACTTTCTGAAGCAGGGAAGCGGAAGGACTAACACAAAGCGCCAGGCTCTGCAGAGGAGATATGCTTATCAAGAACTCCAAAATTGCCGCATAAGGGGCGGATGAGCAAATATATAAAGGCTAAGCGACAACTGCACATTTCCCAAGAGAGCCAATTAATTCTGGTCGCGTTAACGTCACCTTCTTCTTGGGGAGTGTACTGGCAGATTCATTCCAGGCTCCCACATAACTTATAAAATTAAGGGACCTCGGGAGATCCCCAACATCATAAATATCAGTTCTGGAGGAGCTATCGATTCAACCTCGAGACTTGGCTAGTCTCGGGGCCCCTGGTTTGTCCCACAAAAAGGCCCCGAAGGGCCGATGCTggaatgcaaaaacaaaaaagcAGAGAGAAGGGCTGACAAATAAAAGCTCCTTTTATACATTGGCAAAGAGAAGAAACATCTTTACACTATTTGTTTCTCGAAGGAGGGGGGGGAACACATGAGGCAAAAAGGAAGGCATACAAAAAGGGCTCGGAGACTACTCCTCGCCACTATCATCTTCACCCTTATCAGGGGAAATCAAGAGCGCAAATCTTCCCTCTGCACGAGCCTCCTCCAGATCGGCAGACAGCTTGAAGCCTCTGGCCTCGAGCTCTTCCAGGGTCTCCCTCTTCGCCTCCACTTTGGCATGCTCAACAGCTCGAATTAGTTTCTGCTCAGCTGCCATGGACATGTCACGAAACATTGTATGCGCTATGGTCGCATCCTCCTTATAAGCAGTAGCATCTCGTTCGACCTTAAACTTAGCCGCGACCAAAGTAACAATTTCCATGCGAGTGTCCGTGAGAAGATCTTGGGATTTCACCAATTCCCCGACCACAATCTTGTTTCGCTCTTTCGGCCCGGAGATCTTCGCTTTCAACTGACTAATCTGCGAGTCACTCTGCTCGACCTACGGGATAAGGGCAAGTCGATGAATATATGAATCCAAAACATGTGTGAATACGGGGTAAAAAGGTGGGTATGAGAGAGGCAGAGTACATGAGCAGCAAGAGCGGCCTTCTCCCGGAGCTCTGTGTCCAAAGCGGCTTAAAGTTCTCCTAACTCTTTATCTCCCCAGGCAGAACGAGCCTCCGAGTCCTGTAGCTTCGAAACAATGTTCTTACGCTCCTTTTCGTGGCAAAAATGTTCCCGCAGAGCCGAAGAATGGCATGGTCATACATCTCCTTACACTGCGGCACAATGGGAAAGTTAATAAAGACGACAAATAACGCCTGAGAACGAAAACAAATACGCAAGGGAAAACTATCACCTGTTGCATGGACTTCTATGCTGCTTTAACGGTGCCAGAAATATCAAGATCAGCCCTGTCGATTACGCCATCAAAAATGTTGGCAATAAAATCTCCCCCTTTGGGAGGAGTCCCAGCTGTGACGCCGATCATCCTTTCGGCATCCCTTAGCTCCCCTGATGAAACTGGAAAGTTCAAAATGTAGTCGTTCGTTTCGCCAATTTCTCCAAGTGGAAACCCACGTTCATGGAAGGCCCCGAGCTCCAGTCCCTCAGGATCAACGCCAACGGTCCTCCTAGAAGAATCTACACCgaatcctatatatatataccatGCAATTGAAAGCTATGTTGGCGTCCTCTTCAAGGACCCTCGGCTCACTAGCCCGGGTGGAGCCAGCTGTTTTGGACTTAGCAGCCTCCGATCGGGGCACCTGCAAATCCCTCGCACTGGACCTTGTTCTCCTATTCAATGGATTTCCATCATCGTCCTCCCATTCGATATCAGGATTCGACCTAGAGGTTAGAGCAGCAGTCCCATCAGGTCGGGCAATGGCTGCcctgcttttccttttcttgttcatACTAGGCTCCAAGGCCTCTACTTCACCGTCATGGGGCGGTCTCATCTTCATACTCTTGCCAAGACCTGCACCAGCACAATAACCGTGATACGTTTTCGCTAAGGGCTCGGAAGGAAACACAAAATGTGAAGCATAGGCGGTAAAGGAACCTCAccgtgattcttggccacccaacgCTCCTTAGCCAGGACGGTCCAAGAGCAAACGCGGTACTAGAACTTCTCGCTCAAACGCCTGATCTATCCCGACAAATCTGGGACCACCTCCGGATGCCAAGCATCGACTGCAAAAGCACAAAGAGGTTATTGTGATGAACAAAAGAGTAGTCGAGAAGCGGTTAAAGGAAAATTCGCTTACGTCGGGCATTCCACTGCTCCAGAAAGGGCATTCTCCAGGCCGggatgatgtccgaggtccttattcggataaacctgctcatccatcctcggtccttCCCCTCATCAATGCTCGTGAAAAATGATTTTTCGGATTGATTGCGGAGCTTGATTAAGCCTCGATACAGTGGAGGGAGGTACAGTAAGATAAGATGATTAAGGGTAAAAACCTCACCTTCAACCCCTTCGGTGAAATGTCTAAGCAttaacactatcctccaaaaggaTGGGTAGATTTGACCAAGTGTCACCTGGTATCGGGCGCAGAAGTCAAGAATAATCTGGTCGATTTCCAAGGGAGGAGATTCGATGGATTTATCGGGGCcaagggtgaatgggtaagtgtATATATAAAGTAAGCCAGCCTTGAAGTCAGTAATATTATCATTGCGGCCGGGAATCTCTACCTCAACTGCCTTGCTCCATCGGTAATCCTCCTTCACCCTGCTAACATCGGTCATGACGCTAATGTATCGAGACACGTGCTCATACCAGCCCGGCATAGATGAGGGAGTCTCGATATCAAAATCCTTCGACATGTCAAGATCGGGTGGGGTACATTCTCTAAATTGGGAACCGATCTATTTTCTCCCTCAGGTAATCGGGACGACGATGCAGTATCGTTTCGTCGGAGAACTGTCCTAGAAGTCCTAGCCATGTAAAATAGTAGAAACCCTTCTGTGAAAAGAGGAAAGAAGTTCAAATAACAAATTTTTGACTCGCAGGCTTGTAAGAAGGGTGAAGATGGGAAGTATCTAGCAACCGCTGCATTTATAGGAATCGATGGGGAAGCAGATGAGGCGAACCGATGGCAGTTCATGGGTTTCTCGATTACCGCATCTGACGGTGGCCCTGCACGGTTCTTTGGGGCATGGAATTTAATGCTATTATACGATTGACATCATGGCAATAATGACCTCGAGAGGACGATTCAATATCGTTTCCTATTACTTTgttctaggaaacgcggagactatctgtatgcggtgaaatcaggggGGTCTATTTCCCGCCATTAAGGTACATTCGGGAAGTCATGTCAGTATCTCGAGGCTGTAGGATTACGATCGAGCTCCCTCCCTTGAGGATCGTCTGCGACCCTGTAGAGATTCCGAGGATAAGGAATCTGTTCGCGACCCAACGAAGGTTCCGAAGATGGGGGATTCCCGAGGCAAGCGGCTAGAGTCAATAGACACCAGTACCATGCCTAGCTTTCACATGCCCATGTATTTACATTCAATACACTTtgtactatatggtattccctctcatatataaggggaatccatgccattttgtaaagggctgatgttgctccattttctccacacgtgcaataatatctctctctctctctctctcttttctttctaaattgCTTGTTCTCACTAGACTGAGGCCACCTTTACATCCATCATTCTCTTACTTGTTCTTAATCATATAGTTTAgtattggccgtaaagagccttgtttaattatatcctcaacTATTTTCCCATTctcgactatccccgatagctcgaactcgaccctggcatcgaccccgaggcccccatCGACCAGACCTATATCCGGGCAGCAGGTCCctcggttcgattactatctcaTTTTAgtttgcatttcatcattaaattctatattattagcatcaactgctctaacaaccagctcgggaatagatcacgtatttttagaatcccatttataaatttaattgttattaccatttttacggtaaacaataTTCCAAAGTACGGATATATTCATCATTTTGAGTCAAGCCTTatttcaagtcctcgagtgcaaagttgtgcttctcctcattttcaagaatggtctccaacatgaacatcatcttctcattttgtgcatttgagagttcttcttggttttgatcaagtgcCAAGGAAGGAGTTTTGGCTTCCACATCTAAGGAAGATTCTTGGCTATAATTAACTTCCAaggctttttggacctctaaagcttcaagtaTTTCTCCCATTTGTGAATGCAACCTTTCAAGcgccaagtcattttggagactattttccaaaagctcctccaaggcactttgctctttgtttcctccttcaattaggcattctaacatgagcttgaactctccctTTTAACCATGCCTCATTTCTTCCACCTCCATATCCCTATAaatttcatcacaaaaagtagaatcatcacaaaaagtagaatcatcatagcggaGGCTTGGGGAAGAGAAGGAAAAATAAGTATAATactcccaatgaccattttgacaaccacacttatcacaaatactccacttattagtttgagattgtgcgcacaattcACCCCTggagaatttaaataattttgccataagtgtggtcctccacaataagaaCAAGGGttatcaaagtatgaacaactaccatctgACCAATTAtcattatatgatgccattttttaaaactaagaaaataatcaagaaagaacaagaaAATAGACCAaagtaagaaaaattaattacacaaatattcacaagttggactaaagcacttacgcttatttctcaaacaacctaaattatgccaaattgttccccggcaacagcgccaattttgatgacgtccaaatccactactaaaaagtaaatggacacgatctcatgcaatataatttatccaactatgagtcggggtcaaaTCCCAcaaagaacaatatgtaggcaattaggaatgtaagagaattatcacttgttatgcaatgccaaacacttagaattatttttagaaaatattATAGCTAAATAAGGAAatataaactaacctagaaagcaagtaaaataatcaatggctgcAAGTATGGATACAaggggaattacactcaagtaacgatccaatgtatttaaTGATCTTACAAATATTATCGAGTtaatgttaattagccacgggtaataattttatattagtttcttccaaagactaacaagacttcctaattgaactatccctaaaataattaggagattaagcacacccaattatggctacaagtagttcaatcatatctctaggtagaatctataaaataagGGTTAAAgtctcaagttcttgttaattaatctttcccaaccccaaataacTATTCTcaaaattaattcgaagttaatgggcgagtcctagggttagctaatccctttggaaacattaaagaacaagaataattaaataaacaataactcacttcataaaagataaaaaatcattcaatacataagcacaacaagatatttaatccacactttaatcgtgaatatttccataaacaagatttaagtgttgaaataaatactacacacttagatattaaatacaaagcaaggaaatgaaatTAGTACAAATGAGTAAGAAATTCTTAACCAAAATCTTTAAATCTACAAAACCCAAATGTATGTGCAAAAACTCTAGCTTCTAAACTTGTTTTATCTAGTCATGAGGACTAAAAATAAGCCAAAGGTGTTTTACAAATGATATGGTTTGtgtattaaatggtttggggGTCAAAATCGTGAAATTTCAGAACTGCCCAATTTTTCCGCCcagtttcttcttcgcgttcgcgactacaccttcgcgttcgcgaaggtttatTTCCTTCAACTTCGCCTTCGCGATAGACCCTTCATGTTCGCGAAGGTTTGGGTTCTTCTGCTTCGTGTTCACGAAGGTCTGGCTTTCtgcttcttcgcattcgcgaagggtaaatGACTGGGCAAATTTCCATTGTCCATTTTAGCTGCTTTTTGACTcgttttcacttggtttcttcaccatCACTTTTAAATCACATACAACATATAAAATAGAAGTAATGACAATAAACACATGATTCTTTAACCAAACATagcaaaaatttaaatttaaagacgagataagttggtaaaatacccaCTTATCAGGGAGCTCAGCCAAGGACGATATTTGTGAGGGATTTCACTACAAATCAAGAGGTAAGCTACGTTTGATCACTTTTATCCAGTGATATTGAATACCCATTGATTTTCCCACATAGATTATGTATTTTTTGGgtgaaaatttggggattttggaCTAGGGATACGAGAATAAGATTTTGGGATTTGAGAGTTGAATTGTGGTCGtaattggatgattttggtatggttggactcgttgtTGAATGGATGTTcggattttgtaaaaaaaattgggTTCCTAGGCATGGTcccagggttgactttttgattttggtTAAAGATCTTAACTTTATCATTTAGAATAATTTCCTATAGCTTTTATTGATACTATCTCGTTATTTTTTGCTAGATTCAAGCCTTCCGGAGATTGATACATGAGGGAAGGGATTGCTAGCCGAGTGATTTGAtttgcttgaggtaagtatcttatctaAACTCGGTTGAGGCACTACTTGCCTGAATTATCATGATAGCTACGTGTATTGAGTGCGCACATATGTGGGGTTGAGCCCATGTGCTGACACCAGGGTATTTATTCATGTTTGGGTTATGTTCAAGCTATGATAAGCCTAGAATTGATTGT
Proteins encoded:
- the LOC138868347 gene encoding uncharacterized protein At3g49055-like, encoding MEIVTLVAAKFKVERDATAYKEDATIAHTMFRDMSMAAEQKLIRAVEHAKVEAKRETLEELEARGFKLSADLEEARAEGRFALLISPDKGEDDSGEECRESFQSEDEFPKVGGEITGPRAFARLKAELLHCEAPLRDARDREKSLKLLCAAKESELVSLCHEVDRSQAREALLEKQEHVNAYSEAKERAQAGAFALEAQIQAARENDSVRAKMILRLSSEISRAKTEVVNVRAKVVMNKTRAGQKMAAYSRSTATAKAELKKTLDRNNIKEYERCRSRREIFEEIHGRGFDLSGEIKQAKGEEYDAKFLLSDV